CGCGTCGACGCCGGGTTGGTCGGCGAGCGTGACGAGGCAGGCGTCGCCCGAGGCAGCGGCCACGCCCGCCGCGATCGAGGCGCCCATGCCCGCTTCCCAGCGCGGGTTCTTCACGCAGCGCACCGGCAGGTCGCCGAGCGCGGCCCGCACCTCGGCCGCGTCGGAGCCCAGCACGACGAGACACTCGTGCGCGCCGGCTTCGAGCAGAGCGCGTGCCGCGCGGGCGACGAGGGCTTCCCCCTGCCAGGAGAGCAGGGCCTTGGGGCGTCCGAAGCGGCGTGCGGCGCCTGCGGCGAGCAGGACGCCCGAGATCTTCACGCCGGGTCTCGCTCGTAGATCGGCGCCTTGCGTTCGCGCAGCCAGCCGCCGCTCCGCTCGTGGTGGACCGCGAGCATCTCGCTCACGATCGACAGCGCAATCGCCTCCGGACCATCGCCGCCGAGGTCGAGCCCGGCCGGCCCGTGAATCCGTTCCCGATCGGCGTCGCGGATGTCGATGCCATCGCGTTGGAGTTCGAGCAGC
This window of the Myxococcota bacterium genome carries:
- a CDS encoding nucleotidyltransferase family protein is translated as MKISGVLLAAGAARRFGRPKALLSWQGEALVARAARALLEAGAHECLVVLGSDAAEVRAALGDLPVRCVKNPRWEAGMGASIAAGVAAASGDACLVTLADQPGVDAALLARLIAASREGHPRVACRYADTLGVPALFSDADDLATLRKLDGDRGARALLASAPERAFALDAPEAAFDIDDEADWERWQLRNSRSP